AAATCAGGATTTGCTGGATCTATTTCTACCATCCAGCCATATTTCTCACCCACTAAGCCAAAAGCCTCGCCCGTGGTGCCTGGAGTGTAGCTGGCTTGAGTACCATTGGGTTGTACCGCTTCTGTGACCCCGACAAAGAAAGCTGCCGCTCCTTGGAAGTTTTCCTCCGCCGAAAGCACCGTGCCCCAAGGTGTAGTGCCCCCAGAGCAGTTGAAGCCTGTACCAATAATCTTAGTTCCTAACCCATCTGTACTGAGGTTGAAGACCTGAGTGGCAGCAGGTCCCGTACCGAGCAGGTAGTTTTGATCGCCTTGCTGATAGCTCTGAGTGCCCCAAGCTGTGATCCCTTTGTATGTGTCCGATCGCTGGCTGTTGATTCCCAAACCAGACAAACCATGCAGGCGGCGGTTGTTAGCATCTCCTTTGACGACACTAAAGCGATCGCTACGGCTTTGACGAGAAATTCGGACCACAGAGCCGCCGATGTTATACAAAAACTCACCGAATAGTTGCAGGTTTTTGGTGTTAGGCAAATCTTGGCCCACAACTAACGGATAAGAGCTAGGCGTTCCCTGAACATCTGCGGGCGCTTCTGGAGCCAACCCAGAGAAGGGGAAGGAAATATACTCGTGGTTGACCCAGAGATAGCCATCACTCAAACTTCGGTTGGTAGGAATGAAGGCGGTGTAGTCGTTGTTGTAGCCAAAATAGTCTTCTGGATTGGGGAAGACGCGATCGCCCCAACTCACAATGATGTAGCGCTCATACTCTGGCGGCACTACCACATCGTCTAACACGGTGTAGCTAGTAAGCCTGGTGTCAGTCGTTGGATTTAAAGTCTGACCTTGATTAATTCCTGTCGGTAGGTAGCTGGGCTGCTCTTGGTAGATAGGCAGAGGATGCGGTAAGCGTAGCGGGGTTAGTTTCAGAGGTTGAGCTGCTTCAGCAACACTAGTGTCAGTGCCAAATAGTTTATTGCCGAGGGTAGGAGCCAGCACGGCAGCACCAGCACTGCTCCCGAAGAAAATTAGCAGTTGTCTGCGGGTGAACTTGGACATGAAACTCTCTCTTTAAGGATCACTAGGAACTTTTGGGCTCAAAGCATTCTTCGCATCCAAGCTGAGCTGTGACAGACAAAAACCAAGGTTGAGTGGTTTATTGACTGGCCCTCATTGATTAACTCAATCCGTATTTTTTACGAATTGGGTGCTTGTAATTGATACATTTACCTGCCCCTCAGAAACCATATCTTGAAGAAATTAAGGTCAGTTAATCTTCGGGTTAATGAGGACTTGAATTTCTATTAATAACTTCTTAATATGCGATCGCCCTTCAGCACGCCCTTCCGGCAAAAACCCATATCCATTTCTTTAGATAGACTAACTTTTGCTGTAACTATTCCAAAAGCATGGTGTTTGATAATAAAGGCAAAACTTGACTTGGCATTAATTCAAGATTAATCAGCTTTTAACCCATTCATCCTTTATTGAGGAGAGGTAAGTAAAATTGCTGGCATCATTTTATTCAAAAACCCATGATCAAAAATACTTTCGGTTTTACGGCGCTCGTTCTTCTAACCAGCCTGGCTTTTCCTACAGCCGGGAAAGCAGACGTGGTTAACGGTAGTTTTGAAGAGGGTTTTAAAGGTTGGGAAACCATTGGTGAAACAACGATTGAGACGGAGCAATTTGGCAGTGGTCCGGTAGAAGGGAAATCTCAAGCTTTCTTGTCTACTGCTTATCAAGAGTTACTTGGTTTTGATACCCAAGGAAACGAGATTATCGGGGGTGATGCCGCGATCGCATCTTTTGTCACAGGCTTTGAAAACTTGGAAGAGTTTTTGAATCTACCCTCATCTTTTTTGTCCGACAATACTTTATCTAGTCTGGCAACCGGAGAAATTATTGAAGGCTCAGCAATTAAGCAAACTTTCAAGGCTAACGCAGGCCAATCGCTCAGCTTTGCCTGGAACTTCCTGACTGAGGAGTTTACTCAGGCAGTTGATAACAGCTCTTTTGAAGATTTCAATGATTTTGCTTTCGTGTCTCTACAGCGCCAATCTGACTTAAATACTGTGTTGCTTCCCTTAGCCGATACCCTAAATAGCTCTTTTCAATTTGCTAACCATGGCTTGTTCTTTGGGGAAACTGGCTTCCAGGAGTTCTCCTACACCTTTGACCAATCAGACACTTACACCCTCGGAGTTGGAGTCGTTGATGTAGGGGATGGCGACTTCGTTTCTGGGTTACTTGTGGACCAGGTAGATGTACCTGAAACAAGCCCAGCCGTAGGTTTAGTGGCCTTAGGTGCTTTAGGTAGCCTATCCATCATGAAGCGTCGTTGGAAGAACAGCTAGAGTCCAAAATTGATCTGGTGCCTGATCGATTGCCGCAGGCGTTAGGAGCTGAGAACGGACGACAACAGCTCCTAACGCAACAGTTGGCAGTAAGCTGGTTTACGGCACTTGTATCAATCCATCATGGCAACGATTAACGATAACTACCTCAAGCTCAAAGCAGGCTACCTGTTCCCTGAGATCGCTCGCCGAGTCAATGCCTTTGCTGAGGCCAACCCAGCAGCAAAAATTATTCGACTGGGGATTGGGGATGTCACCGAACCCTTACCTGAAGCTTGTCGCGCCGCGATGATTCAAGCGGTGGAAGACATGGGCGATCGCGGTGCCTTCCGAGGCTACGGTCCAGAGCAAGGCTACGCCTGGTTGCGGGAGAAAATTGCTCAGTTCGACTTCCAAGCTCGCGGTTGTGACATCAGCGCCGATGAGATTTTTATCTCGGATGGTTCGAAGTGCGACACAGGTAACATCCTAGATATTTTTGGCGACAACAATACCATTGCGGTAACTGACCCAGTCTATCCCGTCTATGTCGATACCAATGTCATGGCAGGTCACACGGGCGCAGCCAATGACAAAGGCGAGTTTGAGGGCTTAGTGTACCTCCCTGTCACCGCAGAGAACAACTTCACCGCTGAGATTCCCACTCAGAAGGTAGACCTAATTTACCTGTGCTTCCCCAACAACCCCACAGGCGCAACTGCTAGCAGAGAACACCTCCAAGCTTGGGTAGACTACGCCAAAGCCCACGGCTCGATCATCTTCTTTGATGCTGCTTACGAAGCCTTTATCACTGATCCAAGCATTCCTCACTCCATCTACGAGATCCCTGGAGCTAAGGATTGCGCGATCGAATTCCGCTCCTTCTCCAAGAATGCTGGCTTTACCGGAACTCGTTGTGCCTTGACTGTGGTGCCCAAAAACCTCAAGGCTAAAGCTGCTGATGGCTCGGATGTAGAACTGTGGAAGCTGTGGAACCGCCGCCAATCCACTAAGTTCAATGGCGTATCCTACATTGTGCAGCGAGGGGCTGAAGCGGTTTACTCAGAAGCAGGCCAAGCCCAAACTAAAGCGCTTGTTAGCTTCTACTTAGAAAACGCCAAAATCGTTCGCGAGCAACTCACTGCTGCAGGATTAGCGGTATACGGTGGTGTGAACGCACCTTATGTCTGGGTGCAGACGCCCAACAATCTCTCTAGCTGGGACTTCTTTGATAAATTGCTACAGACCTGCAATGTCGTCGGCACGCCTGGTTCGGGCTTTGGAGCTGCGGGTGAGGGCTACTTCCGCATTTCTGCCTTTAACAGCCGTGAAAACGTAGAAGAAGCCATGAAGCGGATCACCGAGAAGTTCAAGGCATAATCAATCCAGCCAGGATATAGGTGGGCGATCGCATACATCCATCAACGCGAGATGCCTAAATTAAACTTGGCACATCCAGTCTAAAAACTGAGGTGGGCATCATTTAGCCCACCTTATAGCCCTCACAACTCAGCCAGATATAGCAATCCGCAACAGGTTATAAGAGCAGGTTGTAAGGATAAGAGAAAAAGCAGTAGGCAGGCTTAAACCTTTGGCTAGCAAGTTTCAAGGTTTCATCCAGAAGTACATGCAGAAATGACAGTAAATTACATAGAAATGTAACTTTTCTGCCTTGCCATCCAGTATTTCTACAAGACTATGATGACTGAGTACTGAATATTTCACGACCTAGCATGAAGCAAGCTGTATTAGATTGCTGTTTAAGCAATGTGGAGGGGTGGATATGGACGTAAGCCTGATTATGTCTAACATCTTGAATCCACCAGTGCTGTTTTTCTTCTTGGGAATGACAGCGGTTTTTGTGAAGTCAGACTTGGAAATTCCGCCACCGATTCCCAAGCTGTTTTCACTGTACTTGCTGTTTGCGATCGGTTTTAAAGGAGGGGTAGAACTTGCTAAAAGTGGGCTGAATCAGGAAGTGTTCCTGACGATGCTGGTAGCAATCGTGATGGCGTGCTTAGTGCCTATCTACACGTTCTTTATTCTGAAGATTAAGCTTGACGCCTATAATGCTGCCGCGATCGCTGCAACTTACGGCTCGATTAGTGCCGTCACCTTTATTACAGCTAGCTCATTCCTACAACAACTAAGTATTGACTTTGATGGCTACATGGTGGCTGCCCTAGCTCTGATGGAGTCTCCAGCGATCATTGTGGGATTGATCTTGGTCAATCTCTTTACTCAGGATCAGACAGAGCGTGATTTTTCTTGGCCTGAAGTTTTGCGAGAAGCATTTCTGAATGGTTCAGTTTTCTTGCTAGTTGGTAGCCTGATTATTGGCTTTTTGACGGGGGAGCATGGCTGGAAAGTCTTATCTCCCTTTACACAGGATATGTTTTATGGCGTCCTGACCTTCTTCTTGCTAGATATGGGTTTAGTCGCCGCTAAAAGAATTAAAGATTTAGAGAAAACTGGTCCATTTCTGATCTCATTTGCCATACTGATCCCAATACTTAATGCTGGAATTGGGCTGCTAATTGCCAAGCTGATTGGGATGCCTCCAGGAAATGCCCTCCTATTTTCTGTGTTGTGCGCTAGTGCCTCTTATATCGCTGTGCCAGCCGCCATGAGGTTAACGGTTCCAGAAGCTAATCCGAGTCTATATATCTCTACGGCTTTAGCTGTGACATTCCCCTTTAACATCATTTTCGGCATTCCTTTGTATTTGTACGGGATCGATTTGCTATGGAGATAAGATCATGCATGTGGTAAAAAAAATTGAAATTTTTTCAGACTCCGTAGAGTTAGGCAAAATCATCAGCGCCTTGGAACGAGGCGGGGTTTCTAGTTACACCGTGATTCGTAATGTGGCAGGCAAGGGAGTGCGTGGCGGCGTATTTGATGACTCTGCCGTGACGATGTTAGACAACGCTTATGTCATCGCCTTTTGCTCGCCTGACATCCTTAAATCTGTTGTGGAAATTGTGCGACCTATTCTGAATAAGTTTGGGGGATCTTGCTTTATTTCCGATGTGATGGAGATCCGCACTATGAAGTGTGTGTCTTCTCTATAACAGGGCGATAACAGGGCGATCACCTACTAGTTGATTGCTAAAAATAATCAGTCATTCGTGAAGAAAGGTGAGAGACGCGATGAAACAAATGAGTCAACGGACGAGTCGCCGAGAGCTATTAAAGCTATTTGGAGTCGGTGGAGTTGGCTTGGTCGCTGCGACAGCTACTAGCTTGAGATATGCTGAGCCTGCCTATGCCGATCAGTCCACCGCTGAGACTGAAAATTCTGAGGCAGTGAGTTCAGAGGCGGCATTACAAAGACTGCTGGATGGCAATCAGCGGTTTATGCAGCAAAAACGGCAATACCCGCATCAAGCAGCGAGAGATTTACAGGCAGTGGCAACGGTACAGCATCCCTTTGCCACTTTGCTGACTTGTGCTGACTCACGGGTACCTGGAGAAATTATTTTTGACCAAGGTATCGGTGATTTATTTGATGTGCGTGTCGCTGGCAATGTCGTTACCCCAGAGGTCTTGGGCAGCCTAGAGTATGCGGCGGCTCTCTTAGGAACTCGCTTAATTATGGTAGTTGGGCACGAACGCTGCGGTGCTGTGACTGCGGCGATTCAAGGAGGGGCGCTTCCGGGCCACGTCAGTACGTTTGTCAAAGCCATTAAGCCCGCGCTGGCCAGCATTAAAACTAAATCGGCTGATGTCAATCAGCAAATTGATCAAGCGGTGACTGCGAATGTGCAGTATCAAGTTGAGCAGCTAAAGCAAAATTCTAGTGTGTTAGCCCAGCTAGAGTTGGAGCGCAAGCTAAAGATTGTGGGGGGACGATACGACCTAGATACAGGAGCCGTGACTCTCGTTACCTAAGATTTCTCAACAGATTTCATTGTTCAGCGTAGGCGATCGCCCTTTGAGTTAAAGGTGGATCGCCTACGCTCTTCTGTAGAGGCAAATTTGTCAGAACTAGAAGGCTAGCAAGCTCAAAACGCTACTGGGGCCGAGATGCACTTGCGAGTAGTTGGGATACGTCTGCGTGCAGCAAAGCAATCTCTGGCTCCTGTTGGATAGCGCGATAGTACCGCTTTTCTAACGTGGTCCTCCCATCCTGAGCAGGTCGCAGCATTTGGCGAGCTTGACTAAGTAGCTCATTAGCGGCACCGACTGTAATTGGCTCCTTCGCACTGAGGGCTTCATCAATCTGAACAATAAATTGAGAAATGGGACGGAGCCAGCTAAACCAGTCGTGATTTACAACCAGCTGAAAGTACTCACCCTTGGACTGGATGCGGCCAAAGAACTGCTCATAATTAACCCGTTCAAACTCTAGTAGAGCTTTGTGTAAGCGTAGTAGAGCAGCACGAACTTCCCGTAATCTTTCAATGCTGTTTTCTAGGGGTAAATTGTACACAGACATTGGTAGTGGCTCGATAAACACTGCTTTGATCTTGGCACATTCCGACGGGCCTAGAGGGAGGTTTTCCCTACAGTCCTACTACCTAAACTCACCTGGATCAACGCTGATTGGAAAGGTTATTGGGAGAGAAAACCCACGAACAGCAAGGGTAAAAGAATCAGGGCAGATACGATCAGCAATAGAGTTCCAGGTTCGAGCTTGATGATATTTTTCTCAGGATTTGGCATTGTGTTGCTTTCCTTCGCGATCGCCATATTGTCACAGCCTACCTGATCCTGGCTGACCAATTCAGCGCCGTTAGGTTGAAAAGAATCGAGTGACCTGAGGCGATCGCTCAACCTGCTTAACCGCAAATCAGGTAGGCTAATCTACGGGCAATTTTGTGGCGATTTTGCGGCAGCTAGCCCACGCTAATGCACAGAGGAGGGTTGAGGTGATGAGGAAGCTTTACTTCTTAGTTCCGGGGACAGGCGGCAAATTTGCCTGTGGTGGGCTGTGGGCAGAATTAAAGACTCTCAATCTCGCTCAACAAATTTGCTCTGCTGAAGTCGTCACGTATCGACAGCGGGAAAACACCACGCTGTTTTTAGACGATGTGCTACAGCAGAAGAACTTAGAAAACATTATTTTTGTCATTAGTTGGGGCTTTGATGTCGGGAAATTGGCCACCAGGCTCAAACCCTATCATGTGATTTATCATGCTCACAGCTCTGGTTATCCGTTTAACCTACCGCCTGAGATTCCGATCATTACCGTGAGTCGTAATACGATGGGTTATTGGGGCCAGCGATCGCCGAACTCGTTAATTTATTACCTGCCCAACCAGATTTCTGATCAATTTCAAAATCTCAATCTTGAACGCGATATTGATGTGTTGGTTCAGGTGCGAAAATCTTCAGAATATCTGCTGCAAGTCCTCATTCCAGCCTTGCAACAACAGTGTCATGTTTGTGTGGTTGATTCCTACGTCGCAGATCTAGACAAACTGTTTAACCGTGCCAAAGTCTATCTCTATGACTCCGCAGAATATTGGGCGCAGCAAGGGGTAAGCGAAGGATTCGGCTTGCAACCAATGGAAGCAATGGCCTGTGGCTGTCAAGTTTTCTCCAGCGTCAACGGTGGCTTATCCGATTACTTAGATCCTGGATTTAATTGTCATAAAATTGCTGGCTACTCCTTAGAGTACGACGTGCAACGCATTCTTAAATTGGTTAAGATAGCAACACCAATTAATTTGTCAGATCAGTTTTTCTCTGAGTATCGTACTGCGAATATTATTCAGCGTCTAACAGTGATTTTGCAAGAAGTGAATGAGTTTTTTGATCACAAGCAAAATCACTCCTCCAATATTCCTAGCTTGACTAAAACGCGAGTTAAAACACTGCAACTACAACGCATTTGGAACAAGCTAAAACAGAAATATTTTCGGTAGCTGTCAGCAAACTGATGTGGATGGTTGCAGTCGTTTCGGTCTTAACCCTTCGGGTGCAAATCCTTCGCGTTAAGTTAGAGATACTGCCAGCCCTGCTCAACTCAATCTTTCCATCTTTGGTGCCATGTCCCAACCCACTCCTACCCCAACCGCATCCAGCGAAGTCAAGCCCGCATCTGTTGGGACGGCAAAAAAAAAGCGTAGAGCTCTCCCACCTAAACTGATCATTCAGTTTGGTAAGTTTACCTGGAGTACCATGTGGCACCTGATGATGTCCCAACTGGCTCCTCGGAATCAATCGGGAGCCTATGTGCGGCCTAGCAGCCAATTCCGCAACTTTATTAGTACAGCGGTAGATAATCCTTACCAACCTGCAATTGGACGCTACAAACTCTATGTAGGGCTAGGGTGCCCTTGGGCGCACCGGACTCTCGTGGTACGAGCCCTCAAGCAACTCGAAGATGCGATCGCCATCACCATTGTCTCTCCTTCCCCTACTGAGGGAGGTTGGGTACTCAACCAGCCAGAATTAGGATGCCGCAGCTTGGCAGATCTGTATGAACTCGCGCAACCAGGTTATAGCGGACGTTGTACAGTTCCGGTGCTTTGGGATACGGAAACCAACACTATTGTGAATAACGAAAGTGCCGAGATCATTGTGATGTTGAACTCGGAGTTGAATCAGTTCGCTCAACAACCAGCTTTGGATCTCTATCCCTCAGATCTCCAGAAAAAGATTGATGCTTGGAATGAGAAAACCTATGACGCTGTGAACAATGGCGTGTATCGTTGCGGTTTTGCCCAAACCCAGGCTGCGTATCAAGAAGCTTGTGAGGAGTTGTTCGGAGCTTTAGATGAGATTGATGCGGCTTTAGAAACGAGCCGTTATCTCTGTGGCGATCGCGTAACTTTGGCAGATGTGCGTTTGTTCACTACTTTATTCCGCTTTGATGTAGTCTATTACGGGCTGTTTAAATGTAATCAGCGCCGAATTCAAGACTATAAAAATTTAGGGCCTTATTTGCGCGACCTTTACCAGCTTCCAGGTGTAGCAGATACCTGCAATTTAGAGGCTGTAAAGCAGGACTACTACGGCAATTTGTTTCCACTCAATCCTGGTGGCATCATTCCTCTAGGGCCTGATATTACCAATCTCTGGGAGCCACATGGCCGCGATCGCCTCTCTAATATCAGATGACACCACATCTTTGTAATACGGGAGCAACGATATTTTGCAGGAACTGTTTCATATAGATACTTAGTTCCTGAGGAAATGCTTGGAATTCTTCGCTAGTACTTGGGGCAAAACGAACCCCATGTTCATGAACTAGTTTCTGTGCCGCTATCTGGCACTGGTTGAGATAGGCCCGCGCTAACCTGCGTCCGGGACACCACACTTCGTACTTAGCTGAAACGGTTCTTCCCGAGTCATCTTGACGATAGCAATCATGAATATCGACGAAGACTAAATTGTTAGGCTGCGGCACTTTTGTATTGGTTAAAATTCCATCCAGCAGACGAACTCCATAAATTCGCATCAAATCACGAAATCCTTCGCCGCCTGCCACGCGAAAAATCGCATCCAAAATCGCAGAATCCTCTGGTTTAGCTTCCAGGTACTCCTTCAGCGTTTCTTCCGTGCTTTTCAACATCGCTAGGACGAAGAAAGGTGCCGTGCTATGAACGTAATGATGAATCACCCTATCCGCAAAGGGGCAATTGGCATGTTTACCAACAATAAACCCTGTAAGTGATGTGAGGGCTTCGTTGATATACCGCTCCTGTTCTTCAGTAAAAGTAGACTCTACCGTACAGGTTTTAGCACCACCTAAAAATGCGTAGGCTTTTAATCCATATTTACGAACATACATAGAAGTAACGCCTGCTCGTTCGTACCCCCCTCGTTCGATGGTAACTGTATTAAATCTTTGCCGAATATTTTGAAACAGAGTGTATGTATACTGTAGCCGCGTCTGAATAGCGTCGTAAGAATTTGTGTCTGTCATATCGCTTCAAATTCTGCCTCTGTTTAGAAAGTGTTTGTAAATGATTGTTTCGGCCTCCCTAAGTCTTCCTTTTTAAAGAAGTTAGGGAGAATCATACCTACAGACTGTTTCAGCCTCCTCAAATTCATGTACAAACAGCTTTTAACACTTGAAGCAGCCAATAATAGCTACTCAAGGTAAGCAAAATTGTCAGCCCAAAGGGTGTCAGCAAGAAGTCTACAAACTCTAATACAACTAACAGTGACTTCAGCAGTCCTAAAGATAGTTCCATCGCATTTCCTTGGCAAGTTAGCGCTTAAAGTAAGAGAGATAAATAATAAAAGATTCATCTAAAGATATTCTTTCCTTCACCATGCCAACTGTTCCCATGCTGTCGCAGTACCCTCAAGGGTGATTTTTCGGTCACTATAGCCTGGTGTCTGCTCTCCCAATGGAGTGAAATGTTACAATTCTGGTTTTTGAAACTTTCATGATAGACCGCGATCGCCCTACCTCAGTTAATTTTGCTTCTCGTCAGATTCGTTTGTGCCTGGATACTGCTGATCCAAAGCAGTGGCAGATTTGGTTACCTACAGGTCTGTTTTACGGCATCACCACCAATCCGCTGTTGCTAGAGCGATCGCAGGTGCCTTGCACAGTAGAACAATTAAAACTGTTAGCTGAACAAGCTTTCGCCCTAGGAGCCCAGGAAATCCAACTCCAGACGTGGGGTGATACTGTAGAGGCATTGGTGAGTACAGGCCAACGCTTGGCAGCGATTGATCAGCGAGTCGTGGTGAAGGTTCCGATCACCCAAGTTGGAACGACAGCAGCAGCACAGTTAATAGCGGCAGGCATTCCCATCACGTTGACTGCTGTTTATGCGGTCCACCAAGTTCTGATGGCTGCGGCGCTAGGAGGCGCCTATGCGGCTCCTTATTTGGGTCGGATCAACGATTTAGGTCGTAATGGACGAGAAGATTTAGTGGCAATGCAGCGATCGCTCGCTGGGGTTAACAGTGCCACTCGTCTCCTAGTTGCCAGCATCCGCAGTGTAGACGACATCACCTTTCTTGCCACTCACGGGTTAGATACGTTCACCTTCTCTCCCGCGATCGCCGCTGCCTTTTTTGAAGTTGCTGCTACTGAGCAAGCCGCCACAGATTTCCAGCAAGCAGCATTACGCATGGGAGCCAACTAGCCGGATTACGATCGCGTTTCTAACGGTCCTCGCGTTACCCCTAACTGATTTTGAAGTCGTAATTCTCGCCAAAGTTGGGCACCCGTGATCTCTCCTTGCAGCAGTTGTTGATAGCGCTGGATGGTTTGTGCGACCTGCTCTGACGCTTCATTAACAAACTCAATCCGGAAGTGCCGCACTCCTAGCTTCAGGAGATGTTGCACATATTCGGCCCCAGTTTGTGCTGTGCCATTAAACACAGTGTTACGACAGCCCACATCGGCTTGCAAGATATGTTCTGTGCCCACGCGATCGCGTAGTGTTACTTCATGTTCCTCACAAGGTCGGCCACAGTTGGTATAGTCCGTGCCCTCAGAGAGAAACGCGCAGAACACACAATGCTCCATGTGAAACATCGGCATATGTTGATGCACAGTCACCTCAAACCAATCAGCAGGGCAGCTAGTCAACAGCGCTTCCAACTGAGCCATGTTCAAATCATAAGAAGCCGTGAGACGCTCCAACCCATAGCGCTGCTTGAAATAACCTGCGGTCAAGGGATTGGCAACGTTGAGAGAGAAATCACCAATACAGCGATCGCCTCCAAAAAATTGCAACTGGTCATAGTTCCGCACCAGATAACCATCCGCATCGCAAGCTTTTACCTGTTGCAGAATCCAGTTCTCCCCAGCTTTGGTAATGCGCGGCGGGGCGACATAGATAGAGGGAAGAGATGAAAAAGCTTTCTCATTCTTCTCCTTCCTCACCATTTGGACTGCATCTCGGTAAGCTCTTGGATCTTCAAATTCGCAGTAGAGGGTTTGAATTCCTGCCGCCAAAGCTGCTTGTAACTGTTTCAGGTTTCGGACTAGAACTACAAGTTCGGGTGTCTGCACCTGTGAATTAGCCTGAGCTTTGAGCGTAGAGAGAGGTTGAGATAGTAGCTCTTGCCAAGAAGCTGGCGATCGCAATTGCCAACGTTTGGGTTGCGCTCTCAATTCCTCTAATTGAACGACTATCTCCCGCCGTAGTCGATTCAACTCACTTACGGGCAACATGACATTTCCAGTTATGTGGTTAGTCAGCCCCCCCAGCTCGAAAGGAGTGTTACCCAGCCGCCCTAATTGTTCTTGCAAGCGCTCTGTGGTCAAAGGCTTGTTGTGCGCTTCGACCAACGGCATGGTGGATTCCACCTGAACCACATGCCCCAATCCATCACGGGCGATCGCAATTAGGGATTGCCCAACCTCACCGTGAACTTCCACCTGAATGGGACGCTGAAATTGGGGATGCTCGCCGGAATAAGTTTGGCGAATCTCCCGATCGAGTTCGGGGTCATTGGTTTTCCAAACGCGATCGCCCACGTGAATACGGCGGAGGTTCAGCGCCTCGCGACCGAAAGTTAATGTAGCTTCTGGTCCGCGCAAATCAACGGTGTAGATGCGGCCCCCTTCTTCCTTCGCCTCTGGATGACCGCTGTCAAACACAATGCCATCTCCAGGTTTCACCGGAGCTTCCAACCGCACCGTAATCTGCTCTTGACGGATACGAGTGATTTCGCCCAAATACACTCCCCGCTTCTTGCCAAAGCGAGCATGCACGAGTTCTTGATTATCAATGCCTCGAAACCAGCCCGTCGAAAGCCCCCGCGAGAAAGCCATCTCCAAGTTGTAATGGTCTTGATCTCCCTGTTCAACTTGCCGCTCAGTCTGCCGAGGCTCTCTACTTCCCCCTTCCCCCGCAGGAAAGGGGGCTAGGGGGTTAGGTTCTCCTAGATCAGCCATGACGCGATCGAGAGCTTCACGATAGACCCGTGTGACATTCGCCACATATTCCGGTGCTTTCAAGCGGCCTTCAATTTTTAGGCTAGTGACTCCGGTTTTTACGAGTTCTGGCAATACATCCAACCCTGCCAAGTCCTGAGGGCTGAGTAAGTATTTGCGATCGCCCAGATCCACCGTTTGCCCATCGGCAATCAGCTCGTAGGTCATGCGGCAAGCTTGAGCGCACTCACCTCGGTTGGCCGAGCGTCCCCCTAGTGACTCACTGGTTAGGCACTGGCCCGAATAAGCCACACAGAGCGCCCCATGCACAAACACTTCCAGCGGCAACGCCACTTCTTGCTCAGCAATCTGGGCTTGAATTTTGTTGATTTCTTTCAGAGAGCATTCCCGCGCCAACACCACCAAATGGCAGCCGAGATCTTTGGCGA
The Trichocoleus sp. FACHB-46 genome window above contains:
- a CDS encoding U32 family peptidase, with protein sequence MNIAHPATDSSSSTFHRPELLAPAGNWDCAKAAVENGADAIYFGLDRFNARMRAQNFTEADLPKLIEFLHRRGVKGYVTLNTLIFPNELTEAEQYLRTIIAAGVDAAIVQDVGICRLIRHLSPDFPIHASTQMTVTSAAGVEFAKDLGCHLVVLARECSLKEINKIQAQIAEQEVALPLEVFVHGALCVAYSGQCLTSESLGGRSANRGECAQACRMTYELIADGQTVDLGDRKYLLSPQDLAGLDVLPELVKTGVTSLKIEGRLKAPEYVANVTRVYREALDRVMADLGEPNPLAPFPAGEGGSREPRQTERQVEQGDQDHYNLEMAFSRGLSTGWFRGIDNQELVHARFGKKRGVYLGEITRIRQEQITVRLEAPVKPGDGIVFDSGHPEAKEEGGRIYTVDLRGPEATLTFGREALNLRRIHVGDRVWKTNDPELDREIRQTYSGEHPQFQRPIQVEVHGEVGQSLIAIARDGLGHVVQVESTMPLVEAHNKPLTTERLQEQLGRLGNTPFELGGLTNHITGNVMLPVSELNRLRREIVVQLEELRAQPKRWQLRSPASWQELLSQPLSTLKAQANSQVQTPELVVLVRNLKQLQAALAAGIQTLYCEFEDPRAYRDAVQMVRKEKNEKAFSSLPSIYVAPPRITKAGENWILQQVKACDADGYLVRNYDQLQFFGGDRCIGDFSLNVANPLTAGYFKQRYGLERLTASYDLNMAQLEALLTSCPADWFEVTVHQHMPMFHMEHCVFCAFLSEGTDYTNCGRPCEEHEVTLRDRVGTEHILQADVGCRNTVFNGTAQTGAEYVQHLLKLGVRHFRIEFVNEASEQVAQTIQRYQQLLQGEITGAQLWRELRLQNQLGVTRGPLETRS